CCGCCGAAGCCATCAAGAACCGTGTCGGCCGCCACCTGGACCACTACCTGGTCGAGGCCGAGAAGAACCTCACCGCCAACGGTGTCCACGTCCACTGGGCCCGTGACGGCGAGGAGGCCAACCGCATCGTCGCCCAGATCGCCAAGGACAAGGGGGCTGACGAGGTCGTCAAGATCAAGTCGATCACCAGCCAGGAGACCGACCTCAACGAGTACCTCGAGGAGCAGGGCATCGCGGCATGGGAGACCGACCTGGCCGAGCTCATCGTGCAGCTCGGACATGATCGTCCCTCCCACATCGTGGTGCCGGCCATCCACCGCAACCGTGCCGAGGTCCGCGAGATTTTCCTCCACGAGATGAAGAACTATGGCCGTCCGGCACCCGAGGACATCTCGGAGAACCCGCCGGAGCTGACCAACGCGGCCCGGCTGCACCTGCGCGAGAAGTTCCTGCGCGCCAAGATGGCGGTTTCGGGTGGCAATTTCGTTCTCGCCGACACCGGTTCCCTGGTGATCGTCGAGTCCGAGGGCAATGGCCGTATGTGCCTGACCCTGCCCGACACCCTGGTGTCCATCGTCGGCATCGAGAAGGTGCTGCCAACCTTCGACGACCTCGAGGTCTTCCTCAAGCTGCTGCCCCGCTCGGCCACCGGTGAGCGGATGAACCCGTACAACTCGGTGTGGAGCGGCGTGACCGACGGTGATGGCCCGCAGGAGCAGCACGTCATCTTCCTCGACAACGGTCGTACTGACGTGCTGGCCGACACCCTTGGCCGTGAGGCGCTGCGCTGCATTCGTTGCGCGTCGTGCATCAATATTTGCCCGGTTTACGAGCGCGCCGGTGGTCATGCCTACGGTTCGGTGTACCCCGGCCCGATTGGGGCGGTGCTTACTCCGCAACTGCGTGGCGTCGATCACCCGGTTGACCGTGGTCTGCCCTACGCCTGCTCGCTGTGTGGCGCCTGTAACGAGGTCTGCCCGGTGAAGATCCCCTTCACCGACATCCTCATCAAACTGCGCAACAAGGTTGTCGAGTCCGAGAAGTCCGACAAGATTCCCCAGGACTACGAGATTGCCGGCGAGATGGGGCTCATGAAGACCGCATCGTGGGCGTTCAGCGATTACAAGCACTTCGAGGCGATCCAGGTTGGTTCGCGTGGTATGGGACGTGTCCTGCGCGGCAAGAAGGTGGGGCCGGTTCCGGTGCCGGTGGCGCAGCGGTGGCTCAAGTACCGCGACGTCGATGCGCCCCCGAGCGACACGTTCCGCACCTGGTGGGAGAAGAATAGGGAGGAAAAGCGATGACCACCATCAGCACTGATCCTGTGGCGCGTACTGAGATCCTTGCCCGGATTCGCCGTGCCAGCACCGACATCACCAACCCCGATCCGGTCACCGATGTGCCGGTCGAGTGGAAGTACGGCACTGGCATCGAGATGGACGACGTCGTCGGAACCTTTGTCCAGAAGGTCACCGACTACAAGGCCACCGTCGTGCGAGTCAAGGCGGCTGACGTTCCCAAGGCCATCGTCGAGGGGCTCAAGGCCACCGGTGCACAGCGCAGCGCAGTCGTCCCGGTTGGGCTGGACAAGTCCTGGGTCGAGGCGATCAAGGGTGCCGGTATCGACGCCCGGGCCGACGAGCCCCAGTTGTCCAAGGAGGAGCTCAATGGCACTGACGCCGTTGTCACTGCATCGGCGGTCGGCATTGCTGACACCGGTTCGATCGTCCTGACCCATGTCGAGGACCAGGGGCGGCGGGCCATCACCCTCGTCCCGGACCGCCACGTCTGCGTCATCAAGGCCAGTCAGGTCGTCTCCGACGTCCCGGAGGCCATCCAGATCGTCAAGCCGTCGGTGCACGATGGTCACCCGTTGACCTTCATCTCGGGTGGTTCGGCAACCTCCGACATCGAGTTGGCACGTGTCGATGGCGTCCATGGGCCCCGCAAGCTCTACGTCATCGTCGTGGACGATCAGTGATTCGGACCCTGGCGTGATGAGGCACGCCAGGTAGTTCACACGCGTCCAGGCCAGGCGGTCCCCGGTTTGACCGGGGCCGCCTGGTCGTGTGTCGGTGTGTGGTGATGCGGGTTCTGCGTGCCGGTGGTGCCATCTCTCGTGGCACGGGTCCGTGTCAGGAGCGCGAATACCACACGGGGGTGGGAACAGGGCAGGGCCGTGGGGTGGGGGCGTATTGCGTGCGGGGCTGGCGGGAGGCGCTTGCGTCAATGAGAGTCCGAGCTTCCACTACGTGCGGTGGCAACATCAATGACCCCTGACGCGAGGCCGATCACAGCGAACGGGATGTAGATCCACCAGTGCGTGCCGTGGGTGAGCGCATCGGTGATTTTGACGACGAAGAAACCGGCGACAAGCCAGCCGACGAAGGTCAGGAAGGCGTCGCGCAAAGTGTGTTGAGACATGGTTAGAACCCCTTTAACTAGTGTAGACAGCCGCTGACAGCGTCACCAACGCGGACCCAGCCTTGTGCGTCGGAGCGGCACCAAGCCCAGGCGGTCCCGGTTTACCCGGGCCGCCTGGTCGTGTGTCGGCGTGTGGTGATGCGGGTTCTGCGTGCCGGTGGTGCCATCTCTCGTGGCACGGGTCCGTGTCAGAAGCGGGAATACCACACGGGTGTGGGAGCAGGACAGGACCGTGGGGTGGGGGCGCGCGAGGCGGGAGGAGGAAGACGGCGGCCCGTTAGACTTCCCACACCCGGTCACATCGGGCCATGACAGCGGGGTCGTGGGTGATGACGAGCTTGGCGGCATGGGGGGTCGAGGCCCACAGGTCGTCCATGATGGCGGTGGCCGTCTCGACGTCGAGGTGCTCGCTGGGTTCGTCGAGGATGAGCACATCATGGGCCGAAGGGTCTTCGGATGTGTCGTGGTTGACGAGCACCCGGGCGAGGGAGAGCCGTTGTGCCTCGCCACCGGACAATGTTCCACCGTCCTCGGCCACCATACGGTCGGGGGACATGACGAGTCCGGCTCGCTCCAGCGCGGTGACGACCTCGGCCTCGGTGGCCTCCTTGCAGCCGATGCGCACGTTCTCACTGATTGATGTTGCGAAGACGTGGGCATCCTGGGCCAGGTACCTCACCCGTCCGGTCGTCGTAACCCTCCCGGCGACCGGGGGAATGAGGCCCATGACGGTCGCGGCCAGGGTCGTCTTGCCAATCCCCGACCGTCCGACGACGGCCACCGACTCCCCGGCAGCGACCGTCAGGTTGACGTCCTCCAGCACCGGGCGACCGCCAGGCCACCCGACGGTCAAACCCTCGATGACCAGGGACGGCTCGTCTTCAGATGCTCCGGCGGTGGGAGAGTCTCCTGTCCCGACCTGGGGGGCATCCAACACCTCGACGACCCGCAGCAGGGCTGCCTTGGCCCGGGTATGGGTCTGGGCAGCTCCGGTGAAGGCACCGAACACCTCGTGGAGGGCCAGTGGGGTCAGGACCAGCACGGCCAGGGTGCGCCCACCAATGCGTCCATCAGCAACCGCATTGCCACCGATCCACAGGGCCGAGACGACGGCCACTCCGGCTGCCAGGATCTGTCCGGCGGTGCCGAGACCGCGTCCCCAGGCTGCTTTGCGCTCTGCGGCTCGCAGCCGGGAGTCGACCTCCAGCACGGAGCCCAGGATGGCATCCTGGGCTCCGTAAGCGACCAGGTCAGGGGCACAGTGAGCCAGTTCACGGGTGCGGGATGCGAGCTCACCGCGTAGCGGCACCACAGCAGAGTCGGCGGAGTGGGACACACGCTTGGTGATGGCCGGCATGACGACGGCGGCCAGCAGCGCCGACAGCAGCAGCACCGCAGCCGAGGCCAGCGAGAACTGGGCCAGCAGCGCCGTCGTCGCAATGATGACAAGGCTTGACGCACACGCCGGCACGATGACCCGCACGACCATGTCAAGCACCGCGTCGACGTCCGCCGTCACTCGAACCAGCAGGTCGCCACGGCGTCGTCCCACCAAGGTCGTGCGTGACAGCCGGTCGTAGACCCGCATTCGCAGCGCCCCTTGCATCCGCAGGGCCAGATCGTGGCCGACCAGGCGCTCGGCGTAGCGGAACACTCCTCGGGAGATGCCGAAGAATCGCACCCCGACAGCGGCGGCTTCCAGGTACAACACCGGCGGTAGTTCTGCGGCTCGCGACAACAACCATGCCGAGACACCCATGAGGGCCACCGATGCGCCGGATGCACATGCGGCCAGCAGGGTGGACAGGACGAGCAACCAACGGCCGCGTGGTACGTCCTTGAGCAGAGTTTTCAGCAACTGGGCGGTCCGCGCGTTCATGCGGCCACCCCCGTTGCGAGGTCGACAACAGTGTCAGCCGCCTCGAGGACATTGTGACGATGGGTCACGACCAGCACCGAGGCTCCCGACGCCCGCACGGCCTGCAACACGGCTGCCTCGGTGGTGGCATCCAGACCTGCGGTCGGCTCGTCGAGGACCAGCAGACCGGCACCGGCCTGTTCGACTCGCACCAGGGCGCGTGCCAGAGCGACACGGCGTCTCTCCCCGGCAGACAGTCCTTCGGCGTCGTCGTCGACTCTCTTGTCCAACGGGATGGACGCGCCGCCACACCGGTCCAGGGACTCACGTAACACGGCGTCAGGGGCTTCCGGGTAGCCCAGCCGCACATTCTGGGCCACCGTCCCGGCCATCATCGCCGGTACTTGGGGCACGTAGGCCAGTTGACGACGCCACGCCTGCCACACCGACTCGTCAGCCCCGACGAGTTCTCGGTCACCCACGAGGATGGACCCGGCGTCGGGGTCGATGAATCCCAACAGGCACGACAGGGTGGTCGTTTTGCCGCCGCCGGAATGTCCAGCCAGGGCGACGAGGTGCCCCGGGTCGATACGTAGGGAAAGGTTGTCGGGGGCGGGCCGATCAGCCCCGTCATAGGTGTGAGTCAGCCCACTGACGACCACCGGCGCATTCCTTGGGGAGGGCATCTCGACGTCGCCGGTCGAGGCCACCGGCCGTCCTGACTCGATGAGTCCGAAGGACACCTCGGCGGCAGCCATCCCGTCGGCGGCGTCGTGGAAGAGGGTGCCCACCTGTCGCACCGGCAGGAACACCTCGGGGGCGAGGATGAGGATGAACAGGGATGTGCGCAGGTCCATGCCGCCTGCGGCCACCCGGAATCCGATGGTGACCGCGACGAGGGCCACTGACAGGGTGGCCAGCAGTTCCAGGACGAAGGAGGACAGGAAGCTGATGCGCAGGGTGCGCATGGTCTCGTCGCGGTTGGCAGCCTCGGTGCGGCGCAGTCCCTCGAGCTGGGCGCGGGCCCGTCCGAAGACCTGCAGGGTCGGCAGGCCGGCGACAAGATCGGAGAAGTGATTGGCCAGCCGGGTGGCGACCTTGAACCGCTTGGCCACGGCCGCCTCGGTGCGCCACCCGATGAGGGCCATGAAGATGGGGATGAGCGGGATCGTCACGACGACGATGATGAGGCTCGTGATGTCCTCAAATCCGATCGCGGTCGCGAGTACCACCGGCACGATGACGGCCAGCACGAGCTGGGGAAGGTACTTCGAGTAGTACCCGTCCAGGGCGTCAAGGCCCGTCGTCACCACGTTGATGAGGGTTCCCGATGGCATCGTTGCCTCGGTGGGGCGAGACAACCTGGCGCTCAAGATGTCGCGTCGCAACTGGGACTTGACCGACGCTGACGCCCGATGGGCCAGGGACTCCTGCAGCCACGCCAGACCGGCGCGGCCACCGAACACCGCAGCGAGCAGTCCGCACCAGCCTGCGATGCCGTCGAGACGGTGGGTGGTGAAGACCGAGGAGATGCCACGGGACAACAACCAGGCCTGTGCGAGGATGAGCACGGCTGTCGCCACGCCCACCACGCACAGACCTGCGAGGAAGACAAGAGTGGCCCGCGCCCGGCGAACCAGGCGCGGGTCAAGTGGAGCTGCCACGGATCAGGCGGCCACCGCAGTGTCCGGGATGGCTTCACGGGTGAGGCGCTTGCGGAACACCCAGTAGCTCCAGATCTGGTAGGCCAGCACGATCGGCACGAAGACACAGGCGCTGATGGTCATGATCTTCAGGGTGTACGGCGTCGACGAGGCGATCCACATGTCGAAGGCGATCCCCGACGGGCGGTAACCGAGGTTGCCGTACATGGCGATCATGCAGGCAACGATCATGAGGGCGATACCCACACCGGTGCACAGGAAGGCCAGACCCTCGCGTCCCTTGGCGACGACTGTCGAACCGCCGGCCAGCAGCACGACGACGAGCAGGCAGAGGATCCAGGTCAGCACCTGGCGCCCGTCATTGGTGACGTACATGATGTTGAACATCAGGGCCCACACCAGAGCAACGGCGGTGGCGATCCAGCCCAGCTTGGCCGAGGTCTTGCGAGCCCGGTCGTGCATGTCACCCATCGTCTTGAGAGCGACGAAATTGGCCCCGTGGGCGCAGAAGAGCACCACGAACAGGATGCCGCCGATGAGGGCGAACGGGGTGAACAGCCCCCAGAAGGAGGTCGTCACCAGCGGGGCGACCTCGCCGTCAGGGGTCGGGTGCGGGCCGACGGCCAGGCCGCGGACGAAGTTCGCGAAGCCGACGCCAAGCACCAGGGTGGGCAGGAAGGACCCGATGGTGGCCATCCAGTCGAAGGTGTTGCGCCATGTCGAGGACGGGTGCTTCGAGCGGTACTCGAAGGAGACACCACGGATGATGAGGCCGAGCAGCACCAGCAGCAGCGGCAGGTAGAGGCCGGAGAACATCGTCGCGTACCAGCCGGGGAAGGCCGCGAAGGTGGCGCCACCAGCGGTGAGCAGCCACACCTCGTTGCCGTCCCAAGTCGGGCCGATGGTGTTGACCATGAGGCGACGGTCCTTGTCGTCACGTCCCATGAAGGGAAGTAGCATCGCGACGCCGAAGTCGAAGCCTTCGAGGAAGAAGAATCCAACCCACAGGACGGTGATGAGGATGAACCACACGATCGTCAGGGGCGAATGAGCAGCAGTTTCAAGCACAGGAAACATGTCGGTGACCTCCTCAGTATGCGAAGGACAGCGGAGTGTCCTCGCCCTCGACAGCAGGTTGACGACTCGAGGGCAGTTCGGGCAGGCCCTTCTTGAGGGTCTTCCAGAACAGGCTCACCTCGACGACGGCCAAGATGCCGTACACCGCCGTGTAGACGATGGTCGAGAAGAGCACGCTGCCGGCAGAAACACCGGGTGAGACAGCCGCCGTGGTGGGCAGCACACCGGCGACGATCCAGGGCTGACGTCCCATTTCGGAGAAGATCCAGCCGATGGAGTTGCCGAACAGCGGCAGCAGTGGCAGGCAGATCATGAAGAAGGTCAGCCAGCCGTGCCGCTTCGGGTTACGGTCACCGCGCATCGAGATGAGCATGATGAGACCGATGAGCCCGCCGATCAAACCGAGGGCGATCATCATTCGGAAGGTCCAGTAGGAGACCGGGATGTTCGGCTCCAGTTCGATGCCATTGGCGTCAATCTTCTGGCGCAGCACCTCCTGGTAGGAGGACTGCAGGGAGGTCTGCGAGCCGTCCTTGCGGTGGTAGGTGTACTCGTGAACTTGGTAGTTGCTGAGCTCGTTGATGCCCTTGATCGTTGACCCCCACTCGCCATTGCTGAGGAAGCCGAGCATGCCGGGGATCTTGATGGCCCACACCTCTTCGTCACCGTTCTTGTCGCCGATGGTCAGCAGCGAGAAGTCCGAGGTTGTGTCGAAGGCGCCTTCAGCGGCGGCCATCTTCATGGGCTGGGCGTCGGTCATGACCTTGCCCTGGTAGTCACCGCTGAGCACGATGCCGACGCAGGCGACGACGAGCACCCAGGCTCCGAACTTGGAAGCCCAACGCCAGGTGCGCACGGTCTCGGCCTCCTCGGCGTCAGAAATCTGGGAGGTGCGACGTCCCTTGGCGACCTTGGCCAGGTGCCAGAAGGCGATTGCGGCGATGAGGGCTCCTGCGACCATGTAGCACGCGGAAATCTGGTGCAGGAAGGTTGCCTTGAAGACCGGATTGGTGAGAACGGCACCGAAATCGGTCAACTCAGCCCGGTGAGTGGTGGGGTTGTACGTGGCACCTACGGGGTTTTGCATCCACGAGTTGGCCGCCAGGATGAACACCGCGGAAATCATGGTGCCAACGGCGGCCAGATAGATGCACGCCAGGTGCACTCCCTTGGGAAGCTTCTCCCATCCGAAGATCCACAGGCCGATGAAGGTTGACTCCATGAAGAAGGCAAGCAGAGCCTCGAGGGCCAGCGGGGCGCCGAAGATGTCTCCGACGAATCGGGAGTACTCCGACCAGTTCATGCCGAACTGGAACTCCTGCACGATGCCGGTGACGACGCCAAGGGCGAAGTTGATGAGGAAGAGCTTGCCGTAGAACTTGGTCAGGCGAAGGTAACGGTCGTTGCGGGTCTTGAGCCACACCGTCTGCATCACTGCCACGAGCATCGATAGCGCGATCGTGATCGGGACGAAGAAGAAGTGGTAGACCGTCGTGATCCCGAATTGCCATCGGGCGATCAGTTGGGCATCCATGGCGCGCACCCTACTATTCGACACCCACGGTTTTGGTACGCGGGGTCGCGTTGCGCCAAAACGGACGAAAAATTGTGTACCAACGTCTGTCGACAGCGGCTTGGCGAGGCGCAGCACGTCGGGTTCCGGGTGTCGGTAGGCTGTGAGACACCGAATCCGCTGTGTCGTGAGAGGTGACGATGAGACCCAAGCTGGCCCTCGTGGTGGCGGGGGTGCTTCTCGTCGGCGCAGCCGCGTGCTCACGGGCGTCGATCCCATTTGCCAAACACAGTTCCGACAACTCGGTCGAGGTGTGGCATCGGATGTCCATGGGCTCTGATCTGCCGAGCCTGGAGAGCGCCGGTCACGAGTATCAGCGTCGCAATCCTGGTGTGAACCTCTCCGTGCACGCGATGTCGTCGACGACTGAGGAGTACCTCGCCACCTTGGAGACGTCGGTTGAGGAGGGCAAGGCTCCCTGTATGGCCCAGGTGCCGAGCGCATCGGTGGCGAAGTTGGCTCATGACGGGATGCTGGAGGACGTCACCCAGTACGCCGAGCAGTACCGCGACAAGTATGACCGTGGCCCGATGTCACAGGTCGCCTATCAGGGGCGGACGTACGGGCTGCCGATGGACACCTCCCCGATGGTCCTGTTCTACGATTCCGACGCTTGGGCCCAGGCCCAGGTGTCTCCCCCGACCAACTGGCAGGAGTTCCGCGCGGCAGCGACGACGTTGGCGTCGCGGGGTAAGGCGGTCTCAGATCTGCCGATGGACCAGACCGGCTGGCTGGCAGCCATGTCTGACACAACGGGGTCCCCATGGTTCGTCCCGGTCGATGACACCACATGGCGGGTTGGGATTGATTCTGAGGGGGTGCGCACGCTCACCGATCAGTTACAGCAGATGGTCGACGCCAAACAGCTCGTCGTCTCCCGCGGATGGGAGTCGGTGCACGCGGATTTCTCCTCCGGGAAGATCGTCGGGCACATTGGCGTTCCTGCGGATCTTCCGGACCTCAAGGCTGCTGTTGGGGCCGGGCAGCATCACTGGAAAGTTGCCACAATTCCTCCGCTGGACGGTCATGATTCGCGAGTGTCGTCGTATCAGAGTTCGTCGTGGGTGATCCTCAAAGGGTGCACGAGTCCGCGAGAGGCACTGGGTTTTGCTGATGCTCTCGACAGTGAGCCTGATGTGCTGACGGGACGTGGGCTCATTCCTGCTGGTCAGATCGAGGACATGACCACACCGGCATCGTTGGAGACATTGGTGGGTGACGAAGATGTCGTCGGGGACCTGGCTGATGTGGGCCGCAAGATTGGCGATGACTCCTCGACCTCGCCGGTGTGGGATGAGGTTGTGGCGGCCTGGCACCCCGCTGCGACACTGTGGGGGACGAAGACGAAGGTCTCTGGGAAGCTGCCGGGGTTGGCCGCGACAGCCAGGAGTGCCCTGGTCGCTGCTGGGTTGCACGTGTCCGAAGGGTGACGTGGCCGCTCATCTGGGGGTCTGGCGTGGGGTGGCGCTGAAACGGCGCAGACGGAATCGTCGCCTTGACTGCTGTTCGATAGAATTCCCCGGTGAGTTCTGACACCGTTTCCAGCCAGTCCCCTGAGGTCTCCGAGCAGATGCAGGTCCGTCTCGACAAGCGGGCCCGGATCATCGCCGATGGAGGCCAGGCCTATCCGGTTGACCTGCTGCGTGACCACACCCTGGCCCAGATCCGTCAGAAGTACACCGACGACAACGGCGAGTTGACCCTAGCTGCGGGGGAGGAGACGACCGACGAGGTCACCATCGGCGGGCGCGTCGTCTTCGTCCGCAACACCGGAAAGCTCTGCTTCGCCAGCTTGCAGGACGGGTTCACTGAAACCTCCAACGGTGAGCGTCTGCAGGTCATGGTTTCCAAGGCTGAGGTGGGCGAGGAGTCCTTGGCTGCCTGGAAGACCGACGTCGACCTGGGTGACCACGTGTGGGTGCGCGGCCGTGTCGTCGTTTCGCGTCGGGGTGAGCTGTCCATCATGGCCTCCGAGTGGCGGATGGCCTCCAAGGCCCTGCGTCCCCTGCCGACCCTCCACAAGGAGCTCTCCGAGGAGACCCGGGTCCGCCGTCGCTACGCCGACATGGTGGTGCGCGACGAGTCTCGTCAGATGGTGCGCACCCGCGCCATCATCACCCGCGCGGTGCGTCACGCCCTCGATGATCGTGGCTTCCTGGAGATCGAGACCCCGATTCTGCAGCTGGTCCACGGTGGTGCCGCGGCTCGTCCGTTCAACACCCACCTCAATGCTTTCGACATCGACATGAGCCTGCGCATCGCCCTCGAGCTCTACCTCAAGCGCGCGATGGTTGGCGGCACCGACCGGGTCTACGAGATGGGGCGTGTCTTCCGCAACGAGGGCATTGATTCCAGCCATTCCGCTGAGTTCTCCATGCTTGAGGCCTACATGAGCTGGGGCAACCAGTTCACCATCGCCGAGGTCATCAAGGACATCATCATGGAGGTCGCCGATGCCCTCGACGTCCACCAGATCGAGACCCCGAAGGGCACCATCGATCTCGACGGGGAATGGCGCTGGGTCAGCGTCTACCCGGGGCTGTCCGAGAAGCTGGGACGCGAGGTCACCCTCGACACCCCGTTGGAGGAACTGCAGGCCATCGCGGCCGAGCACCAGATCGAGCTCGACCCCTCCTGGGAGGCCGGCAAGGTCGTCATGGAGCTCTTCGGCGAGCTGGTCGAGCCCGAACTCATCAACCCGACCTTCGTCTGTGACTACCCTGCCATTGCGCAGCCGCTGGCCCGCCCGCACCGCGACGATCCCCGCATGGTCGAGGCCTGGGACCTCATCATCGGTGGCATGGAGCGCGGTACTGGGTTCTCCGAGCTTGTCGATCCCGTCATCCAGCGTGAGGTGCTCACCAAGCAGTCCCTGGCTGCTGCGGCCGGCGACCCGGAGGCCATGCAGCTCGACGAGGACTTCCTCGAGGCCCTCGAGTTCGGCTGCCCGCCCATGGGTGGTCTGGGACTAGGCCTGGACCGCTTGGTGATGCTGTTCACCAATGCCGGTATCCGTGAGACGATCCTGTTCCCGCTGCTCAAGCCCGAGCGCTGACATGTGAGGCCCGTCGGGAATGTCCCGGCGGGCCTTCTTGTGGGGTGGCTCGGTAGGTGTGGGTGGCACTGGAGTTGTGGTGTGGTCCTGGAGTTGTGAGGGCCAGCCGCGTCCAGGGCGGATCCAACCAAGGAAAGGGATCTGTCGCGCTCAGGGATCCGCGCTTTCCTGCCCTCCCGTTTCACCTGCGCCAGTTGTGCCTCACCTGCGCCAGAAAAATTGGCGCAGGTGAGGCACAACTGGCGCAGCTGGGTAGGAAGGCGCAGGTAGGTAGAACTGGCGCGCCGTTTGCGTCAGCTCACTTCCACAAGGTGGCGACGCCGAAACCGGCAGCCATGAGGCACATGCCGATGAGGACGTTCCAGTCGCCAAGGTCTTTCATGCCAGGGATCTGATTACCGGCAATGTAATAGACGATCAGCCACAGCACGCCGAGCAGGAAGAGGGGGACGAACACCTTCGGCACCCAGGAACGGTCGACCGGTGCGGCCTTCTTCTCGGTCCGGCGCTCCTCGGCCTTGACCCGGTTCTTGGCCTGGGCCTTCTTCTTGGCTTGCGGTCTGACCTTGGATTCGGGCACGGTGACTACTCCTGGGGTTTCGAGGACACGCCCACCGAGCGTGATGGGACAAGTCTTACTTGACTAGCCTAGAGGACGATCGCCGATCGCGGCGACACGGGTCAACCTGCGAGGAGGGACGATGAGCGAGGACAACGACCCTGAAGACCCCGAGGACGCCATTGGTGGCCCCCTCATCCAGGACATTCGCTCAGATTCCCGGCACCCACGTCTGGCCAGGGTCGCCACCGTGCTGGTCACGGCAATGGCTGGCTTCATGATGACGACGGCAGCGGTCAATTCCCGTGGTCACGACCTTCGCCCCGAACGCGACACCGACATGGCGACCCTCGTCCGAAACCAAGCCAGCCACAATGCTGCCCTGCACAAGGAGGCGGCCAGTCTGAGAGCCCAGGTTGACCAGCTCTCCAAGGCCGAGCAGACCCCAGGCGTCACGTCCTCGGTCGTCTCATCGGCCTCAGCGCTGGCGCCCGAAGTAGGGCTGGGAGCCGTCAGCGGCAAGGCCCTGCGGGTCACCCTTGATGACGCCCCCCTCAGCGAGAATCCCGACGGCGTCGACGCCAACATGCTCGTCGTCCACCAGCAGGACATCCAGATGGTCGTCAACACGCTGTGGGCCGGGGGAGCGGAAGCCATGACCATCCAGGGACAACGGGTCATCTCCACGACTGCCGTCAAATGTGTCGGCAATACCGTCGTCCTCCACGGGGTCGCCTATGCCCCTCCGTACGTCATCGAGGCGATTGGTGACCGCGACGCCATGGAGGAAGCCCTCGACAGCTCCGAGGCGGTGCGCATCTACAAGGAGTACGTGAGCGCCTACCAGTTGGGATGGTCGGTGGAAAGGCTGGGAACGGTCACGGCTCCCGCCTACACCGGCACGGTCCCCATGGACTACGCCACCCCTCGCTGACTCAGCCGTGAGTTGACGGGCTGGTCGGCGGTTCCGGAGCCGGTGCGATTGACGCCGAGGTGCCCTCGCTCGGAGCGGAGGTCGTCGGTGCCGCTTGAGTCGGTTCCGGGGGTGCCTCGGCGACGACCACCTTGATGGCGGTCGACCTCTTGGCGACGGCCCCGTAATCCGGTTCCTGCCTGAAGATCGTTCCCGGTGTGGCTGACGTAGTCGTCTGGCGCTCCACGGAGATGGAGAATCCGCTCGAACTGGCGGCGGAGTTGGCCTCGTCGATGCTCATACCCTTGAGGTTGGGCACAATTGAGTTGCCGGTCGCGATCGTCAACGTCACCTGCTGGTCAGGGGTCAGAGACGTTCCCGCGGCGGGGCTGACGGAGTCAACCGCGCCTGCTTTGGCGGTGTTTGGCTCGGTTGAGGGGTCATCGTTGGCAATCTTGATCTGATCCCTGGAGAATCCGGCGTCCTCAAGGGCCTTGATGGCATCCGACTTCGGCATACCGACGATGTTCTGCGGGATCGTCAGCTTCTTGGGCCCGTCATTGACGGTGACCGTCACCTCGCTGCCCTCGGGAACCTTCTGGTTGGCAGCAGGCTTTTGGGAGATGACCTGGTTGGCCGTCGACTCGTCCTTCTGGACGTGCTGGACCTTCACCTTGAGGCCGGCGTTCTCCAAGGTCGAGGTGGCTCCTTGCTGACTCAGACCAGTGACTGCC
The genomic region above belongs to Cutibacterium equinum and contains:
- a CDS encoding DUF881 domain-containing protein, with product MSEDNDPEDPEDAIGGPLIQDIRSDSRHPRLARVATVLVTAMAGFMMTTAAVNSRGHDLRPERDTDMATLVRNQASHNAALHKEAASLRAQVDQLSKAEQTPGVTSSVVSSASALAPEVGLGAVSGKALRVTLDDAPLSENPDGVDANMLVVHQQDIQMVVNTLWAGGAEAMTIQGQRVISTTAVKCVGNTVVLHGVAYAPPYVIEAIGDRDAMEEALDSSEAVRIYKEYVSAYQLGWSVERLGTVTAPAYTGTVPMDYATPR